A genomic stretch from Desulfotignum balticum DSM 7044 includes:
- a CDS encoding IS66 family transposase, with protein MTPDDRLVWHKEHSCPLIADLKSWLDRQKDENLVEPNSGLGKAITYMNNHWTKLTRFLEVPGAPLDYNICERSLKRCIQHRKNSLFYKTEHGAYIGDMFMSLIHACNLMCVNPFDYLVTLIKNSLVLFKDPSKWMPWNYKANES; from the coding sequence ATGACACCGGATGATCGGCTGGTCTGGCATAAGGAGCACAGCTGTCCCCTGATAGCGGATCTTAAGTCCTGGCTGGACCGCCAGAAAGATGAGAATCTGGTGGAACCGAACTCCGGACTCGGTAAGGCGATCACCTATATGAACAATCACTGGACCAAATTGACACGGTTTCTGGAGGTTCCGGGAGCACCGTTGGATTACAATATCTGTGAACGAAGCTTGAAACGCTGCATCCAGCACCGGAAAAATTCACTGTTCTATAAAACCGAACATGGTGCCTACATCGGGGATATGTTCATGAGTCTGATCCATGCCTGCAATCTGATGTGTGTCAATCCCTTTGATTATCTGGTCACGCTGATAAAAAATTCATTGGTACTTTTCAAAGATCCTTCCAAATGGATGCCCTGGAATTATAAGGCAAACGAATCGTAG